A single window of Chloracidobacterium thermophilum B DNA harbors:
- a CDS encoding alpha/beta fold hydrolase gives MPHQSSRSAHARPSLPWRSSRWFIRILAILLLATVALGCAGTLAYQRPLTVINWYDQWRLWWAGIAAREVVIDGVRLHYKEGGAGEPLVLIHGLGGSSDADWGQVIVPLSRRFHVYAIDLPGFGRSDKPANASYAIREQSATVVKFLDRVGVRQAHLCGLSMGGWIAAYTASTTPERVARLILVDSAGVRFEPPPDRALLDPGTTPEDFTNFLKVLFFQPLQLPAPVVRDFQAQARRQTWVIDRALAAMLTGDDALEPRLNRITSPTLIIWGRQDALLPLHSGEKLKGGLPTASFVVIDRCGHMPPIERPEAFLREAERFLSAASPPQNEYTLIP, from the coding sequence ATGCCGCATCAGTCTTCCCGTTCTGCACACGCCCGGCCTTCCCTCCCCTGGCGGTCATCGCGCTGGTTCATTCGTATTCTGGCCATTCTGCTTCTGGCGACAGTTGCCCTGGGTTGCGCCGGGACGCTGGCCTATCAGCGTCCGCTCACGGTCATCAACTGGTATGACCAGTGGCGATTGTGGTGGGCGGGTATTGCGGCGCGGGAAGTCGTCATTGACGGCGTTCGCCTGCACTACAAGGAAGGCGGTGCCGGTGAGCCGCTCGTGCTCATTCACGGTCTGGGCGGCAGTTCGGACGCCGACTGGGGACAGGTCATCGTGCCGCTGTCACGCCGCTTTCACGTCTATGCCATTGATCTGCCGGGATTCGGACGCTCGGACAAACCCGCCAACGCCAGTTATGCCATTCGTGAGCAGTCCGCAACGGTGGTGAAGTTTCTCGACCGGGTGGGTGTCCGGCAGGCGCATCTGTGTGGGCTGTCCATGGGCGGCTGGATTGCGGCCTACACAGCCAGCACGACACCGGAACGGGTGGCGCGGCTCATCCTGGTGGACAGTGCCGGAGTTCGCTTTGAGCCGCCCCCGGACCGCGCCCTGCTTGACCCGGGCACCACCCCGGAAGATTTCACAAACTTCCTCAAGGTGCTGTTTTTCCAGCCGCTACAGCTTCCCGCGCCTGTGGTTCGGGACTTCCAGGCGCAGGCGCGTCGCCAGACCTGGGTGATTGACCGGGCGCTGGCCGCGATGCTGACTGGCGACGATGCGCTCGAACCGCGCCTGAACCGGATTACGTCCCCAACGCTCATCATCTGGGGCAGGCAGGACGCCCTTCTGCCGCTGCATTCGGGCGAAAAGCTCAAAGGCGGACTGCCGACGGCCAGTTTCGTGGTCATTGACCGTTGCGGCCACATGCCCCCCATTGAGCGCCCGGAAGCCTTTTTGCGCGAAGCTGAGCGGTTTTTGAGCGCGGCTTCGCCGCCCCAGAATGAATACACGTTGATTCCATAG
- a CDS encoding vWA domain-containing protein has protein sequence MITRYGKWDGLDLDQFNLEQLLEKLSDFFLQSGFSQGGWSRRIQDPDQSLEALREAIRQLIRSGELLDETDLKALQDASGALDENKLDELVDALIQRLLEQGYLRATPDERGTPTPRPGQGRIEKDEGARIKFALTEKGMDFLGYKALSQLLGSLGRSYAGRHDTQHLSTGIEAFQSSKPYEFGDTLNLDVNATLLSAIQRHGLGVPLEVEYSDLMIHQSEYTSSCATVLMLDCSHSMILYGEDRFTPAKRVALALTHLIRTQYPGDTLKLVLFHDSAEEVPLGRLSQLTVGPYHTNTAEGLRLARRLLLAQRVDMRQIIMITDGKPSALTMEDGRIYKNSMGLDPMIMEATYREVAQCRRSNIAINTFMLADDPYLVNFIKRLTSIAQGKAYFTTVMTLGEYVMMDFLRRKQKKVR, from the coding sequence ATGATTACGCGCTACGGAAAATGGGATGGTCTCGACCTGGACCAGTTCAACCTTGAACAACTGCTCGAAAAGCTGTCCGACTTCTTTCTGCAAAGCGGTTTTTCCCAGGGCGGCTGGTCCCGTCGCATTCAGGACCCGGACCAATCGCTGGAAGCCCTGCGGGAAGCCATCCGGCAGCTCATCCGCTCCGGGGAACTGCTTGACGAGACAGACCTGAAGGCCCTTCAGGATGCCTCCGGCGCGCTGGACGAAAACAAGCTCGATGAGCTGGTGGATGCGCTCATCCAGCGGCTGCTTGAACAGGGCTACCTGCGTGCCACCCCCGATGAGCGCGGGACGCCGACGCCGCGCCCTGGACAGGGACGCATCGAAAAGGACGAAGGTGCGCGCATCAAGTTTGCGCTGACCGAGAAGGGTATGGACTTTCTCGGCTACAAGGCGCTCAGCCAACTGCTCGGCTCGCTTGGCCGAAGCTACGCCGGGCGGCACGACACACAGCACCTTTCCACCGGCATTGAGGCGTTTCAATCCAGCAAGCCGTACGAGTTCGGCGACACGCTCAATCTGGATGTCAACGCCACGCTGCTGTCGGCCATTCAGCGCCATGGGTTGGGGGTTCCGCTTGAAGTGGAATACAGCGACCTGATGATTCACCAGTCGGAGTACACCAGCTCGTGCGCCACGGTGCTCATGCTGGATTGCAGTCACAGCATGATCCTGTACGGCGAAGACCGCTTCACCCCGGCCAAGCGCGTGGCTTTGGCGCTGACGCATCTCATCCGCACGCAGTATCCCGGCGACACCCTCAAGCTGGTGCTCTTCCACGACTCAGCCGAGGAAGTGCCGCTTGGCAGGCTGTCGCAGCTTACCGTCGGGCCCTACCACACGAACACGGCCGAGGGACTCCGGCTCGCGCGCCGCCTGCTGCTGGCCCAGCGCGTGGATATGCGGCAGATCATCATGATTACCGACGGCAAACCCTCGGCGCTGACCATGGAAGACGGACGGATTTACAAAAACTCCATGGGGCTTGACCCGATGATTATGGAGGCAACCTACCGGGAAGTCGCCCAGTGCCGGCGCAGCAACATTGCCATCAACACCTTCATGCTGGCCGATGACCCCTACCTGGTGAATTTCATCAAGCGCTTGACGAGCATTGCGCAGGGCAAGGCGTACTTTACGACCGTCATGACGTTGGGTGAGTACGTCATGATGGACTTCCTGCGGCGCAAGCAGAAGAAAGTACGCTGA
- a CDS encoding NADH-quinone oxidoreductase subunit A, which translates to MSNELQNYIPLLMVFGLASFVATMILNTSRLLGPKIRTREKLMPYECGNDPVGSARERFSVKFYLVCLLFILFDIEAIVLIPWAVVYKALADELGNKLFVYGEMMLFVATLFIGYIYVWKKGVFDWSK; encoded by the coding sequence ATGTCGAATGAACTCCAGAACTACATTCCGCTGCTGATGGTGTTTGGACTGGCGTCTTTCGTGGCAACGATGATTCTGAACACCTCGCGGCTGCTGGGTCCCAAAATCAGAACCCGTGAAAAACTCATGCCCTACGAGTGTGGCAACGACCCGGTGGGCAGCGCGCGGGAACGCTTCTCGGTCAAGTTTTATCTGGTGTGCCTGCTGTTCATCCTGTTCGACATCGAAGCCATTGTGCTGATTCCCTGGGCGGTGGTGTACAAGGCGCTGGCTGATGAACTCGGCAACAAGCTGTTTGTCTATGGCGAAATGATGCTGTTTGTGGCGACGCTGTTCATCGGCTACATCTACGTGTGGAAGAAGGGTGTTTTCGACTGGAGCAAGTAG
- a CDS encoding NADH-quinone oxidoreductase subunit B codes for MGLETTIGAALPEILTARLEDLINWSRKSSLWPATFGLACCAIEMMNATSARNDIARFGSEVFRASPRQADVMIVAGRVSRKMAPVLRRIYDQMPDPKWVISMGACATAGGIFNNYAIVQGVHQVVPVDVYVPGCPPRPETLIYALMKLQEKIMAERLTDRRDRNLLPEELPKGAAA; via the coding sequence ATGGGACTCGAAACGACGATTGGCGCCGCCCTGCCGGAAATCCTGACGGCGCGCCTCGAAGACCTCATCAACTGGTCGCGCAAGTCATCGCTGTGGCCGGCCACGTTTGGCCTGGCCTGCTGCGCCATCGAGATGATGAATGCCACTTCGGCCCGCAATGACATAGCGCGGTTTGGTTCGGAGGTGTTCCGCGCCAGTCCGCGTCAGGCCGATGTCATGATCGTGGCCGGGCGGGTCTCCCGCAAAATGGCCCCGGTGCTGCGCCGCATCTACGACCAGATGCCGGACCCGAAGTGGGTCATTTCGATGGGGGCCTGCGCCACGGCCGGCGGGATTTTCAACAACTACGCCATCGTGCAGGGCGTGCATCAGGTCGTGCCGGTGGATGTCTATGTGCCGGGGTGTCCGCCGCGCCCGGAGACCCTGATCTATGCCCTGATGAAGCTCCAGGAAAAGATCATGGCCGAGCGGTTGACCGACCGCCGCGACCGCAACCTGCTGCCGGAAGAACTCCCTAAAGGAGCTGCGGCATGA
- a CDS encoding NADH-quinone oxidoreductase subunit C, with translation MSEPKAATVDATGDDLALIKGATDTLAQLRQRFQTAIEQVIVQHGEVTVYVSRAAIVDVARYLRDEPKLLFNLLSDLCGVDRGLEADPRFEVVYHLFSIPHGYRLRLKVRVPEQDCEVPTLVGIYPTAEWHERETFDLMGIRFTNHPDLRKILTPDDLEGHPLRKDFPLQGY, from the coding sequence ATGAGCGAACCAAAGGCTGCGACCGTGGATGCAACGGGCGATGACCTGGCGCTGATCAAGGGTGCAACGGATACGCTGGCCCAGTTGCGTCAGCGTTTTCAGACAGCCATCGAGCAGGTCATCGTCCAGCACGGCGAAGTGACGGTGTATGTCTCCCGCGCCGCTATTGTGGATGTGGCGCGTTACCTGCGTGACGAGCCAAAACTGCTGTTCAATCTGCTTTCCGATCTGTGTGGTGTGGACCGGGGGCTTGAAGCCGACCCGCGCTTTGAGGTGGTCTATCACCTGTTTTCCATCCCACACGGCTATCGCCTGCGCCTGAAAGTGCGTGTCCCGGAACAAGACTGTGAAGTACCCACGCTGGTCGGCATCTATCCGACGGCCGAGTGGCACGAACGGGAAACCTTTGACCTGATGGGCATCCGCTTCACCAACCATCCTGATCTGCGCAAGATTCTGACCCCCGACGATCTGGAAGGCCACCCACTACGAAAGGACTTTCCGCTCCAGGGTTACTGA
- the nuoD gene encoding NADH dehydrogenase (quinone) subunit D yields the protein MSSLRHSNVIELDYAPQQKIRELLREQSALDNAITVSMGPQHPSTHGVLRLELILDGETVISAKPDIGYLHTGMEKQMETKKYQQNIVITDRMDYLNPMGNNLGYVMTVEKLLGLTHDIPPRAQTLRVLLTELQRIASHLVWLGTHALDLGAMSLFFYCFREREKILNIYEAVCGGRMTVSYFRVGGLPYDVPPNFNRLVRDFLDEFPAALAEYHKLLTNNPIFQKRTRGVGVLSGEDAIALGVTGPTLRGSGVAHDVRRAEPYCGYETYDFDIPVERDGDVYARYLVRMREMEESWKICRQALDRLKPGPIKADSPKIVLPDREEMKHQMDALIHHFLLAAYGFSVPPGEAYHAIEGSKGELGFYIISDGTERPFRCHVRGPSFVNLQAIPKLCQGALLADVVAIIGSLDIVLGEIDR from the coding sequence ATGTCATCCCTTCGCCATTCCAACGTCATTGAACTCGACTACGCCCCGCAGCAAAAGATTCGGGAACTGCTGCGCGAGCAGTCGGCGCTCGACAACGCCATTACGGTGAGCATGGGGCCGCAGCACCCTTCAACCCACGGTGTGCTGCGGCTCGAACTCATCCTGGACGGCGAAACCGTCATCAGCGCCAAACCGGACATCGGCTATCTCCACACCGGCATGGAGAAGCAGATGGAAACGAAGAAGTACCAGCAAAACATCGTCATCACCGACCGGATGGATTACCTCAATCCGATGGGCAACAACCTGGGCTACGTGATGACGGTCGAAAAGCTGCTGGGGCTGACCCACGACATTCCGCCCCGCGCACAAACCCTGCGCGTACTGCTGACCGAACTGCAACGGATTGCTTCCCATCTGGTCTGGCTTGGGACGCACGCGCTCGACTTGGGCGCGATGTCGCTGTTTTTCTACTGTTTCCGCGAGCGTGAAAAGATTCTCAACATCTACGAAGCCGTCTGCGGCGGGCGCATGACGGTCAGCTACTTCCGCGTCGGCGGCCTGCCCTACGATGTGCCGCCGAACTTCAACCGTCTGGTCCGGGACTTTCTGGATGAGTTTCCGGCGGCGCTGGCGGAGTACCACAAGCTGCTGACGAACAATCCGATTTTCCAGAAGCGGACCCGTGGCGTCGGCGTGCTGTCGGGTGAGGATGCCATTGCGTTGGGGGTGACGGGGCCGACGCTGCGCGGCTCCGGCGTGGCGCACGATGTGCGCCGGGCAGAACCCTACTGTGGCTATGAAACCTACGACTTTGACATTCCGGTGGAGCGGGACGGCGACGTGTATGCCCGCTACCTCGTGCGCATGCGCGAAATGGAGGAAAGCTGGAAGATTTGTCGCCAGGCCCTCGACCGCCTCAAGCCAGGACCCATCAAGGCGGATTCCCCGAAGATTGTTCTGCCCGACCGCGAGGAAATGAAGCACCAGATGGATGCCCTCATCCATCACTTCCTGCTGGCCGCTTATGGATTCAGTGTGCCCCCCGGCGAAGCCTACCACGCCATCGAAGGCTCCAAGGGCGAGCTGGGTTTCTACATCATCAGCGACGGGACGGAACGCCCCTTCCGCTGCCACGTGCGCGGCCCCTCGTTTGTGAACCTGCAGGCCATTCCAAAGCTTTGCCAGGGTGCGTTACTGGCCGATGTTGTGGCCATCATCGGCAGTCTGGACATCGTGCTGGGCGAAATTGACCGGTAA
- the nuoE gene encoding NADH-quinone oxidoreductase subunit NuoE: MPTFADVLTPEFDRQADAIIARYPQKRSAILPLLHLVQNACNYVPEDGMRFIAKKLGLNMNDVYETLTFYSMLFTEPIGTYHIQLCRTISCYLCGAPQIREHLEKRLGIRPGQKTPDGRFRLSEVECIGACSAAPAMQINFDFHEHLTPEKVDAILDALP, from the coding sequence ATGCCAACCTTTGCTGACGTACTGACACCCGAATTTGACCGCCAGGCGGACGCCATCATTGCCCGCTACCCGCAGAAACGCTCGGCCATCCTGCCCCTGCTGCACCTGGTGCAGAATGCCTGCAACTACGTCCCGGAAGACGGCATGCGCTTCATTGCCAAAAAGCTTGGGCTGAACATGAACGACGTGTATGAAACGCTGACGTTCTATTCCATGCTGTTCACCGAGCCGATTGGCACGTACCACATCCAGCTCTGCCGGACGATCAGTTGCTACCTGTGCGGCGCGCCGCAGATTCGGGAACACCTTGAGAAGCGATTGGGCATCCGGCCGGGACAGAAAACCCCGGACGGGCGCTTCCGGTTGAGTGAAGTCGAATGTATCGGCGCGTGTTCGGCCGCGCCGGCCATGCAGATCAACTTCGACTTTCACGAGCATCTCACCCCTGAAAAGGTGGATGCCATTCTCGATGCCCTGCCATGA
- the thiD gene encoding bifunctional hydroxymethylpyrimidine kinase/phosphomethylpyrimidine kinase, with translation MTASTTTVTLSIAGLDPAGGAGLLADLKTMAAHGVHGVGVLTATTAQNTVGVKSFHPLPPEVVLAQLDALHEDLTIAAAKTGMLATGDIIDALADWLATNWRAPLVVDPVLVASSGHLLLEPDAIARLKAKLLPLATVVTPNLPEATELVGFPVETVEAMGEAARALHALGPRWVLVKGGHLPGDATDVLFDGREFHTFPGSRIAMETHGTGCTLSAALAALLGRGLSVVEAVTRAKAYVRETMTRAMRVGRGKPLLGHLPLNHA, from the coding sequence ATGACGGCTTCCACAACAACGGTCACACTTTCCATTGCCGGACTTGACCCGGCGGGCGGTGCCGGTCTGCTGGCCGATCTGAAAACGATGGCGGCCCATGGCGTGCACGGGGTGGGCGTCCTGACCGCCACAACGGCCCAGAACACCGTCGGCGTCAAAAGCTTTCATCCGCTGCCGCCGGAGGTCGTTCTGGCGCAACTGGATGCCCTGCATGAAGACCTGACCATAGCCGCCGCCAAAACCGGCATGCTGGCCACGGGTGACATCATTGATGCCCTGGCCGACTGGCTGGCCACAAACTGGCGTGCGCCGCTGGTCGTGGACCCGGTACTGGTGGCGAGCAGCGGGCATCTTCTGCTTGAACCCGACGCCATTGCCCGGCTGAAAGCCAAACTGCTGCCGCTGGCCACCGTGGTGACGCCCAACCTGCCGGAAGCGACGGAACTGGTCGGCTTTCCGGTCGAGACGGTCGAAGCCATGGGCGAAGCCGCGCGCGCCCTCCACGCGCTTGGCCCCCGATGGGTTCTGGTCAAGGGCGGACATCTGCCCGGAGACGCCACGGACGTGCTGTTTGATGGCCGGGAATTCCACACCTTCCCCGGCAGCCGGATTGCAATGGAAACCCACGGTACAGGGTGCACCCTGTCGGCCGCGCTGGCGGCCCTGCTGGGTCGGGGGCTGTCCGTGGTCGAAGCCGTGACGCGGGCCAAAGCCTATGTCCGCGAGACCATGACGCGCGCCATGCGCGTTGGCCGGGGAAAGCCGCTGCTGGGCCACCTGCCCCTGAACCATGCCTGA
- the pgeF gene encoding peptidoglycan editing factor PgeF: protein MPDQAFVFRRSGDVAVLVCLPLEAAGFRHGFSTRPGGVSPLPAQALNLGYFAGDSPENVTENRRRFLAVLGETKDRLHTLRQVHGDTVQLLDTVSEATAEPMEGDAWIGQEPGRWAAVYTADCQAVLLGCPRTGAFAAVHAGWRGTLARIVAKTVVRLRETYGVRPEDLHVALGPAASVAHYEVGEEVVEAFQQAFPSEAAAWFQRPSPGGKLHLDIPQANRWQLMEAGVRPDRIHASGWCTMTRPDLFFSYRRERQRGPVGRLIATIGRAGSPG from the coding sequence ATGCCTGACCAAGCCTTTGTCTTTCGACGTTCTGGAGACGTGGCCGTTCTGGTCTGCCTGCCGCTCGAAGCCGCCGGTTTCCGGCATGGCTTCAGCACCCGGCCGGGCGGCGTGAGTCCGCTGCCGGCACAGGCGCTCAACCTGGGCTACTTTGCCGGTGACAGCCCGGAAAACGTCACGGAAAACCGACGCCGGTTTCTGGCGGTGCTCGGTGAAACCAAAGACCGTCTGCACACGCTCCGGCAGGTACACGGTGACACGGTGCAGCTTCTGGACACGGTTTCCGAAGCTACGGCGGAACCGATGGAAGGGGATGCCTGGATCGGACAGGAGCCGGGCCGGTGGGCGGCGGTGTACACGGCCGACTGCCAGGCCGTACTGCTGGGTTGTCCCCGGACAGGGGCCTTTGCCGCCGTTCATGCCGGCTGGCGTGGGACATTGGCGCGGATTGTCGCAAAGACCGTTGTCCGGCTCAGGGAGACCTACGGCGTACGCCCGGAAGACCTGCACGTTGCACTGGGGCCGGCGGCAAGTGTTGCCCACTATGAAGTGGGCGAAGAAGTTGTCGAAGCCTTCCAGCAGGCCTTTCCTTCGGAAGCGGCGGCGTGGTTTCAGCGGCCGTCGCCCGGCGGAAAGCTGCATCTGGACATCCCGCAGGCCAACCGCTGGCAGTTGATGGAAGCCGGTGTCCGTCCTGACCGCATTCATGCTTCCGGCTGGTGCACGATGACGCGCCCGGATTTGTTTTTTTCCTACCGCCGCGAACGCCAGCGGGGGCCGGTGGGACGCCTCATTGCCACGATTGGGCGCGCCGGTTCGCCCGGATAG
- a CDS encoding glycosyltransferase: MTHARRQLLYFLEESHGGVADYAHEQCQALTALGVEVTLLTTPCYPVRSGAQYIRCPRLLEPRPERPIANRWWRGGRYVWIKLENYRRLVQTIRTSGIRRVIIGSFGEYLAPLWSPSLRRLQREGVVFGAVVHDPVRDYVIGPRWWHRWSVGDAYAHLREAFVHEDITLDTMRPNPGLRVTVVPHGIYPYPPPTASREAVRRELALPDDAPVLLAFGNIRDAKNLHLVIESLQHCRRAYLVVAGRVQSAGQRPVAFYRELAARLGVANRCRWMERYVPDEEAANLFAAADVVVLTYSRAFRSASGVLALAANYHVPCLASGGAGPLRTLVQKYALGRWVEPDDLQALVTGLEDLLQRPPQPHWLRFREENSWQVNAQRIIGRMFGDGGDG; the protein is encoded by the coding sequence ATGACGCACGCCCGGCGGCAACTGCTCTACTTTCTCGAGGAAAGTCACGGCGGGGTGGCCGACTATGCCCACGAACAATGCCAGGCGCTGACCGCGCTGGGCGTCGAGGTGACGCTGCTGACGACGCCATGCTACCCGGTACGCTCCGGGGCGCAGTACATCCGCTGCCCGCGCCTGCTGGAGCCGCGCCCGGAACGTCCGATTGCCAACCGCTGGTGGCGCGGCGGGCGCTACGTCTGGATTAAGCTGGAAAACTATCGCCGTCTCGTGCAGACCATCCGCACCAGCGGCATCCGGCGCGTCATTATCGGGTCGTTTGGGGAATATCTGGCTCCCCTGTGGTCGCCTTCGCTGCGGCGGTTGCAGCGGGAAGGGGTTGTTTTCGGGGCTGTTGTTCACGATCCGGTGCGCGATTATGTCATCGGGCCGCGCTGGTGGCACCGGTGGTCGGTCGGGGATGCCTACGCCCATCTGCGGGAGGCGTTCGTCCACGAAGACATTACCCTTGACACCATGCGGCCAAACCCCGGCCTGCGGGTGACGGTCGTGCCGCATGGTATCTATCCGTATCCGCCGCCGACGGCCTCCCGTGAAGCTGTGCGCCGGGAGCTGGCACTGCCGGACGACGCGCCGGTGCTGCTGGCCTTTGGCAACATACGCGATGCCAAAAACCTGCACCTGGTCATCGAAAGTTTGCAGCATTGCCGCCGGGCGTACCTTGTTGTGGCCGGGCGGGTGCAGTCGGCGGGGCAGCGTCCCGTGGCGTTTTACCGCGAACTGGCCGCGCGGCTGGGCGTTGCCAACCGCTGCCGGTGGATGGAGCGGTACGTACCGGATGAAGAAGCTGCCAATCTCTTTGCGGCCGCGGATGTCGTCGTGCTGACCTACAGCCGGGCTTTTCGTTCTGCCAGCGGCGTGCTGGCGCTGGCGGCCAACTATCATGTGCCATGTCTGGCATCGGGCGGCGCGGGGCCACTCAGGACGCTGGTTCAGAAGTATGCGTTGGGGCGGTGGGTCGAACCGGATGATCTTCAGGCGCTTGTGACGGGTCTGGAAGACCTGTTACAACGCCCTCCACAACCGCACTGGTTGCGTTTTCGTGAGGAAAATTCCTGGCAGGTCAACGCGCAGCGCATCATTGGGCGCATGTTTGGCGACGGGGGAGATGGTTAG
- a CDS encoding FkbM family methyltransferase — MRWWRTARTLYSLWSYAWSGVTWRDKWLVFLLVGLISMGEHRVRARSWFFNRINACAREGQVHLRLRIGRRICTVAMRQDNREDFIVGGEIIKGADAPPPFTPRQIVDGGANIGLFAIYASALFPEAKLVCYEPDEKNLAQLRYNLTINDIAAEVQPVGLWSRETTLYYHPVVSCGGYIDETPPGIPIPCVVPQIGPDCWLKLDIESSEYEVLPRLLADGAYPRWISMELHAFAQRGQELLRLLEAHGYRVRGDVSPELWLTTIEAWREPSDGP; from the coding sequence ATGCGTTGGTGGCGCACAGCCCGCACGCTGTATTCGCTGTGGTCCTATGCCTGGTCCGGTGTGACCTGGCGGGACAAATGGTTGGTTTTTCTGCTGGTTGGGTTGATTTCGATGGGCGAGCACCGGGTGCGGGCGCGAAGCTGGTTTTTCAACCGAATCAATGCCTGCGCCCGTGAGGGACAGGTGCACCTGCGGCTGCGGATTGGCCGGCGCATCTGTACAGTAGCTATGCGCCAAGACAACCGCGAAGATTTTATTGTTGGTGGGGAAATCATCAAAGGGGCCGATGCGCCGCCGCCCTTCACGCCACGCCAGATCGTGGATGGCGGAGCCAACATCGGCCTGTTTGCCATCTATGCCAGCGCCCTTTTTCCCGAGGCCAAACTGGTCTGCTACGAGCCGGATGAAAAGAATCTGGCGCAGTTGCGCTACAACCTGACGATCAATGACATTGCCGCGGAGGTGCAGCCGGTGGGTCTATGGTCACGCGAAACCACGCTGTACTACCATCCCGTTGTTTCCTGTGGGGGATACATTGACGAGACACCGCCGGGGATTCCGATTCCATGTGTCGTCCCCCAGATCGGGCCGGATTGCTGGTTGAAGCTCGACATCGAAAGCAGTGAATACGAGGTGCTGCCGCGCCTGCTGGCCGATGGGGCGTATCCGCGCTGGATTTCGATGGAACTGCACGCTTTTGCGCAGCGCGGGCAGGAGTTGCTCCGGCTTCTGGAAGCCCATGGCTACCGGGTGCGCGGGGATGTGTCGCCGGAGCTGTGGTTGACCACGATTGAAGCCTGGCGGGAGCCGTCCGACGGGCCGTGA
- the fabZ gene encoding 3-hydroxyacyl-ACP dehydratase FabZ yields METLLSTTQIQAFLPHRYPFLLVDRIIDLTPGQRIVGLKNVTINEPFFQGHFPGMPVMPGVLQIEAMAQTGGLLLLNQIAEPEKKLLLFAGIDEVKFRRPVVPGDTLHITMTLLRFKGRVARLRGEITVEGQAVSEAIITSVLVDRDSLTTG; encoded by the coding sequence ATGGAAACCCTGCTGAGCACGACGCAAATCCAGGCTTTTCTCCCACACCGCTACCCGTTTCTGCTGGTGGACCGCATCATTGATCTGACACCCGGACAGCGCATCGTCGGTCTCAAAAACGTCACCATCAACGAGCCGTTTTTTCAGGGACACTTCCCCGGCATGCCCGTCATGCCCGGCGTGCTGCAAATCGAAGCCATGGCGCAAACCGGCGGACTGCTGCTGCTGAACCAGATTGCCGAACCGGAAAAAAAGCTGCTGCTCTTTGCCGGGATTGACGAAGTGAAGTTCCGCCGCCCGGTCGTCCCCGGCGACACCCTGCACATCACCATGACGCTGCTCCGCTTCAAGGGCCGGGTTGCCCGTTTGCGCGGCGAAATCACCGTCGAGGGGCAGGCCGTTTCCGAGGCCATCATCACCTCTGTTCTTGTGGATCGGGACAGCCTGACGACCGGCTGA